The following are from one region of the Deferrivibrio essentukiensis genome:
- a CDS encoding phosphate-starvation-inducible PsiE family protein, with product MAYIKDIRNTYNILDSDIENIKSVSEIMLNYSIEFATDIHEYLVEKFGFQEQYEDTQLEKMSQLLEDWYKILFKGNINNDLINYTTNMVKIFHEQIVDNSTFLSIFSFVRNWIHERIFQQIEKDVVRKNILLSVHKILDVQVSIINTAYTDIELRKYTKIFSLKNNLINFSERFMVFGHLILVSILISLTLGAIVFLGVDIIHHYKTNSQDIIIYALGSLLILWVLIELLHTEIQSIKGGKLKISIFLGVALIAFVREILIIKLQHKETDNQMYTAIAAILVLGIVYFITALIEKNDNKRRNK from the coding sequence ATGGCTTACATAAAAGATATCAGAAATACATATAACATTTTGGATTCTGATATAGAGAATATTAAAAGTGTCAGTGAAATAATGCTTAATTATTCGATTGAGTTTGCCACTGACATTCATGAGTATTTGGTTGAAAAATTTGGGTTTCAGGAACAGTATGAAGATACACAGCTTGAGAAAATGTCTCAACTTTTAGAAGACTGGTATAAAATACTCTTTAAGGGCAACATAAACAATGACCTCATCAACTACACAACAAATATGGTAAAAATCTTTCATGAGCAAATTGTCGACAATTCAACATTTTTATCAATATTCTCCTTTGTTAGAAATTGGATTCATGAAAGGATTTTTCAGCAAATAGAAAAGGATGTTGTAAGAAAAAATATTCTCCTGTCAGTGCATAAAATCCTTGATGTCCAGGTAAGCATAATAAATACTGCTTATACCGATATTGAGCTTAGAAAGTATACAAAGATTTTTAGCTTAAAAAATAACCTTATCAATTTTTCTGAACGTTTTATGGTTTTCGGTCATCTAATACTTGTTTCAATACTTATCTCTTTGACTTTAGGGGCAATTGTCTTTTTAGGTGTGGATATTATACATCATTATAAAACAAATTCGCAGGACATAATTATATACGCATTAGGCTCACTACTTATACTTTGGGTGTTAATCGAGCTTTTACATACCGAAATACAGTCAATAAAAGGGGGAAAACTAAAAATTAGCATATTTCTTGGTGTAGCTCTAATAGCATTTGTAAGAGAGATACTGATTATCAAACTTCAACATAAAGAAACAGATAACCAAATGTATACAGCAATTGCAGCAATTTTGGTTCTTGGAATAGTCTATTTTATCACAGCGTTAATAGAAAAAAATGACAATAAAAGGAGAAATAAATGA
- the hisB gene encoding imidazoleglycerol-phosphate dehydratase HisB, with amino-acid sequence MCQEDELRKAHIKRVTSETEISVDINLDGNGSYEIETGIGFFNHMLELFSKHSGIDIKLKMKGDIHIDFHHTVEDVGIVLGQAILQGLGDKKGINRYGFFMLPMDETLIECAVDLSGRSFLNYDVKFFADKVGGFDIELVEEFLKAFSDNLKANVHVIKRYGKNSHHIAEGIFKCLAKSIKTAIRVVDDSIPSTKGVI; translated from the coding sequence ATGTGTCAGGAGGATGAATTGAGAAAAGCACATATAAAAAGAGTAACTTCTGAAACGGAAATATCTGTTGATATTAATCTGGATGGTAACGGAAGCTATGAAATTGAAACAGGCATAGGATTTTTTAATCATATGCTTGAACTTTTTTCAAAACATTCCGGTATTGATATAAAACTGAAAATGAAAGGGGATATACATATAGATTTTCACCACACGGTTGAGGATGTGGGGATAGTATTGGGGCAAGCTATACTGCAGGGGCTTGGAGATAAAAAAGGGATTAATAGGTATGGATTTTTTATGTTACCAATGGATGAGACACTTATTGAGTGTGCAGTTGATTTGTCAGGGAGATCCTTTTTGAATTATGATGTCAAATTTTTTGCTGATAAAGTTGGTGGATTTGATATTGAACTTGTGGAAGAATTTCTGAAGGCATTTTCGGATAATTTGAAAGCTAATGTGCATGTAATAAAAAGATATGGCAAAAACTCTCATCATATAGCAGAAGGGATTTTTAAGTGCCTTGCGAAAAGCATAAAAACGGCAATTAGAGTTGTGGATGACAGTATTCCCAGCACAAAAGGGGTAATTTAG
- the hisH gene encoding imidazole glycerol phosphate synthase subunit HisH, with protein sequence MIIVIDYGMGNLQSVNNALLSLGFDSKISSDPDDLKVADKVILPGVGAFKDCYDGLEKSGFIGPIYDFINTGKPFLGICVGMQLLFEKSYEFGEHKGLKLLKGEVVKFPDSIVDKGMKIPHMGWNNVKNIKSGSFFDCVPDDTFVYFVHSFYAPVVESTVLSCEYGVQFSAAVEKGNVLGVQFHPEKSQDAGLNILRKFGEM encoded by the coding sequence ATGATTATTGTTATAGATTATGGGATGGGGAATCTTCAAAGTGTCAATAATGCACTTTTAAGTTTGGGCTTTGACTCTAAAATATCTTCGGATCCTGATGATTTAAAGGTAGCTGATAAAGTTATTCTGCCTGGAGTAGGTGCGTTCAAAGACTGTTATGACGGGCTTGAAAAAAGTGGTTTCATAGGACCTATCTATGATTTTATAAATACAGGCAAGCCCTTTTTAGGCATATGTGTTGGTATGCAGCTACTTTTTGAAAAAAGCTACGAATTTGGTGAGCATAAAGGGCTTAAACTTTTAAAAGGGGAAGTTGTAAAATTTCCTGACTCAATAGTTGATAAAGGTATGAAGATCCCCCACATGGGGTGGAATAATGTGAAGAATATAAAATCAGGCTCATTTTTTGATTGTGTGCCTGATGATACATTTGTTTACTTTGTCCATTCATTTTATGCACCGGTGGTAGAGTCTACTGTTTTATCTTGTGAATACGGCGTTCAGTTTTCTGCTGCTGTTGAAAAAGGTAATGTCTTAGGTGTTCAGTTTCACCCTGAGAAAAGTCAGGATGCGGGGCTTAATATATTAAGAAAATTTGGAGAGATGTAA
- the hisA gene encoding 1-(5-phosphoribosyl)-5-[(5-phosphoribosylamino)methylideneamino]imidazole-4-carboxamide isomerase, producing the protein MLVIPAIDIYDGKAVRLEKGDMEKRKEYFDNPLDAAKYFQDLGIGRIHIVDLNGAKEGKTTNFKIIEKIVISTALTIEVGGGIRDRERVEGYFNLGVRYAILGTATVKNPSFVKEMLETYPEKIILGIDAKQGYVATEGWYEKSEMTVFDVLAMYDGYKPESVIYTDINRDGMLMGINIDATVELSKKTNFNIIASGGLKGLGDIKILKKSGKIYGCIVGKAFYEGKLDLKEALEIANA; encoded by the coding sequence ATGTTGGTTATACCTGCTATAGATATTTATGATGGGAAGGCTGTAAGGCTTGAAAAGGGGGATATGGAGAAAAGGAAAGAGTATTTTGACAACCCGCTTGATGCTGCAAAATATTTTCAAGATTTAGGCATTGGCAGGATTCATATAGTGGATCTGAACGGAGCTAAAGAGGGGAAAACCACAAATTTTAAGATAATAGAAAAAATAGTTATTTCCACTGCCCTGACAATTGAAGTTGGCGGAGGGATTAGGGATAGAGAAAGGGTTGAAGGATATTTTAATTTGGGTGTCAGGTATGCAATATTAGGGACGGCAACGGTTAAGAATCCATCCTTTGTTAAAGAAATGCTTGAAACATATCCCGAAAAGATAATTCTTGGTATTGATGCGAAGCAGGGGTATGTAGCTACTGAAGGTTGGTATGAAAAAAGTGAAATGACAGTTTTTGATGTTTTGGCTATGTATGATGGTTACAAGCCTGAAAGTGTAATATATACAGATATTAATAGAGATGGCATGCTTATGGGGATAAATATTGATGCAACTGTCGAATTAAGCAAGAAGACCAATTTTAATATAATTGCTTCAGGCGGGCTTAAAGGGTTAGGCGATATTAAAATACTTAAAAAGTCGGGCAAAATATACGGATGCATTGTTGGTAAGGCATTTTATGAGGGTAAACTTGATTTAAAAGAAGCATTGGAGATAGCAAATGCATAA
- a CDS encoding phosphatidylglycerophosphatase A family protein: MHNFLILLATGFYSGYSKYAPGTVGTLVALPILALSMWFSLLGKFFIFLLLFVLGIIASEYYESYKEKKDPKEVVIDEIAAYYFILIFVDLTFINILITFLLFRFFDITKIYPANVAERVGGGTGIMLDDMVAALYSILVFFILRGILW; this comes from the coding sequence ATGCATAATTTCTTAATTTTGTTGGCAACCGGGTTTTATAGTGGGTACTCCAAGTATGCACCAGGTACTGTAGGGACATTGGTTGCACTTCCCATTTTAGCATTGAGTATGTGGTTTTCTTTGTTGGGGAAATTTTTTATTTTTCTTCTATTATTTGTCTTGGGTATTATTGCCTCGGAGTATTATGAAAGTTATAAAGAGAAGAAAGACCCTAAAGAGGTGGTTATAGATGAAATTGCTGCTTATTACTTTATATTAATTTTTGTTGATTTAACTTTTATTAACATTCTTATTACATTTTTGTTGTTTAGGTTTTTTGATATAACAAAGATTTATCCTGCCAATGTGGCTGAGCGTGTAGGTGGTGGGACAGGGATAATGCTTGATGATATGGTTGCAGCTCTTTACTCTATTTTGGTATTTTTTATCCTCAGGGGGATTTTGTGGTAA
- a CDS encoding competence/damage-inducible protein A — MVNCSIFAIGNELLEGSILDTNSSYIARALSALGVSVRRVSMLRDNIDEIVDAFRIAEKDSQIILTTGGLGPTFDDLTAEASAKAFGCELVLNETALSHIIGMLTKRGVHIKESHKRQAMLPENCLLFENKVGTALGFGVKTKNGFCISLPGIPYEMKYIFDNFVLKFIKENFSLKEIFREDLKFKGLPESDVDEVIREADIPEGVDCIINVSKGEIIVRLRSFSREKLDYVKMQIIEKLKDNFFGFERDSLESVLLNKLKEKGLSIATAESCTGGLIAKKLTDIPGSSSAFVGSVVAYSNEVKAKLLGVSLEILERFGAVSVECAQEMLTGLDKLFGADIGVAVTGVAGPDGGTKEKPVGLVYIGVNYKGKCEVKRFEFNGDRETVRERSAKTALSMAIDMIK, encoded by the coding sequence GTGGTAAATTGTTCTATTTTTGCAATAGGGAATGAGCTTCTTGAAGGGAGTATTTTAGACACAAACTCCTCTTATATAGCTAGAGCCCTATCAGCTCTTGGAGTGAGTGTTAGAAGAGTAAGTATGTTGAGGGATAATATTGATGAAATAGTTGATGCCTTTAGGATTGCCGAGAAGGATTCTCAGATAATATTAACTACAGGTGGATTAGGGCCAACTTTTGACGATTTGACTGCTGAAGCAAGTGCCAAGGCATTTGGATGTGAGCTTGTTTTAAATGAGACTGCCCTGAGCCATATTATAGGTATGCTCACTAAGAGAGGGGTACATATTAAAGAAAGTCATAAAAGGCAGGCAATGCTTCCTGAAAATTGTCTTCTTTTTGAAAATAAGGTAGGGACAGCGTTAGGATTCGGTGTGAAGACAAAAAATGGTTTCTGTATTTCTTTGCCAGGGATTCCATACGAAATGAAGTATATTTTTGATAATTTCGTTCTTAAGTTTATAAAAGAAAACTTCAGCTTGAAAGAGATATTCAGAGAGGACTTAAAATTTAAAGGATTGCCAGAATCTGATGTTGATGAGGTGATAAGAGAAGCGGATATACCAGAAGGTGTCGATTGTATAATAAATGTTTCAAAGGGTGAAATAATTGTAAGATTGAGAAGTTTTAGCCGGGAAAAGCTCGATTATGTTAAAATGCAGATTATAGAGAAGCTAAAAGATAACTTTTTTGGATTTGAAAGAGATAGTCTTGAGAGTGTGTTGCTTAATAAACTTAAAGAGAAAGGGCTGAGCATTGCGACTGCTGAAAGTTGCACAGGGGGGCTGATTGCCAAAAAGTTAACAGATATTCCGGGAAGCTCATCTGCATTTGTTGGTTCAGTAGTTGCTTATAGTAATGAAGTTAAAGCTAAATTATTAGGTGTTTCTTTAGAAATACTTGAGAGATTCGGTGCTGTAAGTGTCGAGTGTGCTCAGGAGATGCTTACCGGTTTGGATAAACTATTTGGAGCAGATATAGGTGTTGCTGTGACAGGGGTGGCAGGGCCTGATGGAGGGACAAAAGAGAAACCGGTGGGTTTGGTCTATATCGGTGTGAATTATAAGGGTAAATGTGAAGTAAAGCGATTTGAGTTTAATGGCGATAGAGAAACGGTTAGGGAAAGAAGTGCAAAAACGGCACTAAGTATGGCTATAGATATGATAAAATGA
- the thpR gene encoding RNA 2',3'-cyclic phosphodiesterase, whose protein sequence is MRCFIAIKPPLDISNFFHNHILSYKGFFSGKIVKPEQMHITLFFFNNLSDSQKDLVCNTLEQFHKYKSFQVTLSRYDFFYRDRTPSVCFVKASSPELFKLREDMAVKLNSLPFDRKPFKAHLTLSRIKKVENKDNLDRFLSESELKYFNVNEILFIKSELTNTGPIYTNIYNLKLMR, encoded by the coding sequence ATGAGATGTTTTATTGCCATAAAGCCACCTTTAGATATTTCAAATTTTTTCCACAATCATATTTTAAGTTATAAAGGCTTTTTCTCGGGCAAAATTGTTAAGCCCGAGCAGATGCATATAACCCTCTTTTTCTTTAATAATCTCTCAGACTCTCAAAAGGATTTAGTGTGCAATACATTAGAGCAATTTCATAAATATAAGAGCTTTCAAGTTACTCTTAGCAGATACGATTTTTTTTATAGAGATAGAACACCTTCCGTTTGTTTTGTAAAAGCATCATCTCCTGAACTTTTTAAACTGAGGGAGGATATGGCTGTAAAGCTAAACAGTTTGCCTTTTGATAGAAAACCATTCAAAGCACATTTGACATTATCAAGAATAAAAAAAGTAGAAAACAAGGATAATTTAGATAGATTTTTATCAGAATCGGAGTTAAAATATTTTAATGTTAATGAGATTTTATTTATAAAAAGTGAGCTTACAAATACGGGGCCCATTTATACGAATATATATAATTTAAAATTAATGAGGTGA
- the recA gene encoding recombinase RecA, with protein MDANKQKALELAMSKIEKDFGKGAVMRLGDKAIERPPVIPTGALSLDIALGVGGIPRGRITEIYGSESSGKTTVALHVIAEAQKKGGVAAFVDAEHALDPIYANAIGVDTDNLLVSQPDSGEAALEITETLVRSGAIDVIVVDSVAALTPRAEIDGEMGDAHMGLQARLMSQALRKLTAIVNKSKTALIFINQTRQKIGVMFGNPETTTGGNALKFYASLRIEIRRSTALKEKEETVGNHVVAKVVKNKVAPPFRQAEFDIMFGTGISKEGILIDMAVDSDIINKSGAWFSYKDQKLGQGKENVRNFLKDNPEIAQEIENTIKAKYGLLQQEEV; from the coding sequence ATGGATGCGAACAAACAGAAAGCTCTTGAACTTGCTATGAGCAAAATTGAAAAGGATTTCGGAAAAGGTGCCGTTATGCGCCTTGGTGATAAAGCGATAGAAAGGCCACCAGTTATCCCTACGGGAGCTCTTTCTCTAGATATTGCACTTGGTGTGGGAGGTATTCCAAGAGGGAGAATAACAGAAATTTACGGTAGTGAAAGTAGTGGTAAGACTACTGTTGCACTTCATGTTATTGCAGAGGCACAAAAGAAAGGCGGAGTAGCTGCATTTGTCGATGCGGAGCATGCACTTGACCCTATTTATGCAAATGCCATTGGTGTTGATACAGATAACTTATTGGTAAGTCAGCCTGATAGTGGTGAGGCTGCCCTTGAAATTACTGAAACTTTGGTCAGAAGCGGTGCAATTGATGTTATTGTGGTTGACTCTGTTGCTGCTTTAACTCCACGTGCTGAAATCGATGGGGAGATGGGGGATGCTCATATGGGCTTGCAGGCAAGACTTATGAGTCAAGCTTTGAGAAAGCTTACAGCAATAGTTAATAAATCAAAAACTGCCCTTATCTTTATAAATCAGACAAGGCAAAAGATAGGTGTGATGTTTGGCAACCCTGAAACCACTACCGGTGGTAATGCGCTGAAGTTTTACGCATCTTTAAGAATTGAAATTAGAAGGTCGACTGCATTGAAAGAGAAGGAAGAAACAGTAGGAAACCATGTAGTGGCAAAAGTAGTGAAAAACAAAGTAGCACCTCCATTCAGGCAAGCAGAGTTTGATATTATGTTTGGTACGGGTATTTCTAAAGAAGGGATACTTATAGATATGGCCGTTGATTCAGATATTATTAATAAGTCGGGTGCATGGTTTAGTTATAAAGACCAAAAATTGGGCCAAGGTAAAGAAAATGTCAGAAATTTCCTCAAAGATAACCCTGAAATAGCACAGGAAATAGAAAATACCATAAAGGCGAAATATGGACTTTTACAACAGGAAGAGGTGTAG
- a CDS encoding type IV pilus twitching motility protein PilT, whose amino-acid sequence MVDVNNILAMALKKRASDVHLKAGRHPIFRIDGKLLNMPEFPKLSAEDTIKIASSVMNNHIKVKFKETFEADFSYSIPNLGRFRVNVYIQRGTVVLVFRSIPRDIPNIDSLNLPEVIKKISLENRGLILVTGTTGSGKSTTLASMIDHINNSKDVNIITIEDPIEFLHRDNKSIISQREIGSDTLNFAEALKRCLRQDPDVILVGEMRDLETIETAMLAAETGHLVMSTLHTLNAPETINRIISVFPPYHQRQVRIQLASILKAVISMRLVSRKDGRGRVPAVEVMINTATVRECIIDKEKTSMIHDYVESGKSVYGSQSFDQSLFDLYKKELITYEEALKWANRPDDFTLKVKGISSTSNMSWNDDSSEGM is encoded by the coding sequence ATGGTTGATGTAAATAATATTTTGGCAATGGCACTTAAAAAGAGAGCATCTGATGTGCATTTAAAGGCTGGTAGGCACCCTATATTCAGAATAGATGGTAAGCTTCTCAATATGCCTGAATTTCCAAAGCTTTCTGCAGAAGATACTATCAAAATTGCATCTTCGGTGATGAATAATCATATAAAAGTAAAATTTAAAGAAACATTTGAAGCAGATTTTTCATATAGTATCCCCAATTTAGGGCGATTTAGGGTTAACGTATACATTCAAAGAGGTACCGTGGTATTGGTTTTCAGGTCTATTCCGAGAGATATTCCTAATATCGATAGCTTAAATTTACCTGAGGTAATAAAGAAGATTTCTCTTGAAAATAGGGGATTGATATTAGTTACGGGAACAACAGGTAGTGGTAAGTCAACTACCCTTGCTTCGATGATTGACCATATTAATAATAGCAAGGATGTTAATATAATTACCATTGAAGACCCTATAGAATTTCTGCACCGAGATAATAAGTCTATAATCTCTCAAAGGGAGATAGGGTCAGATACTTTAAACTTTGCAGAGGCACTTAAAAGGTGTTTGAGGCAGGACCCTGATGTTATTTTAGTGGGAGAGATGAGAGACCTTGAAACTATAGAAACGGCGATGCTTGCTGCCGAGACAGGACACCTTGTTATGTCTACCTTGCATACGCTCAATGCACCGGAAACTATAAACAGAATAATTTCAGTGTTTCCCCCCTATCATCAGCGACAGGTAAGGATACAGCTTGCGTCAATTTTAAAAGCAGTAATATCTATGAGGCTTGTAAGTCGAAAGGACGGACGGGGAAGGGTTCCAGCTGTAGAAGTAATGATTAACACTGCCACCGTGAGGGAATGTATTATTGATAAAGAGAAAACATCAATGATTCATGATTATGTTGAGTCGGGCAAAAGTGTTTATGGCAGCCAGAGTTTTGACCAGTCGTTGTTTGATTTATATAAGAAAGAGTTAATTACTTATGAAGAAGCTCTCAAGTGGGCAAACAGACCTGATGACTTTACATTAAAGGTAAAAGGGATAAGCAGTACTTCAAATATGTCTTGGAATGACGACTCATCAGAAGGTATGTAG
- a CDS encoding regulatory protein RecX, with protein MTTHQKVCSYLYKLLSHKDYSEKELVDKISKKFDLPRGQLDDILSDFRAKGFVNDERLAKNIISYKLDLLYGPAKISEILFLKGLQNYQNYIYEYFDEKVEAIIPVLKEKLSKKYIILSRKKDLKVYEKLLRYLIGRGYEYNFSKKIVMEVMKDEGNFS; from the coding sequence ATGACGACTCATCAGAAGGTATGTAGCTACCTCTACAAGCTCTTGTCTCATAAAGATTATTCTGAGAAGGAGCTTGTAGATAAAATTTCTAAAAAATTTGATTTGCCTCGAGGGCAATTGGATGACATTCTCTCTGACTTTAGGGCAAAAGGGTTTGTAAATGATGAAAGGCTTGCAAAAAATATAATTTCTTATAAGCTTGACCTTTTGTACGGACCTGCAAAAATTTCTGAAATCTTATTCCTTAAAGGGTTGCAAAATTATCAGAATTATATTTATGAATATTTTGATGAAAAGGTTGAAGCTATTATACCGGTGCTTAAGGAAAAACTGTCTAAGAAATATATTATATTGAGTAGAAAAAAAGATTTGAAAGTTTATGAAAAACTATTAAGATATCTGATTGGACGAGGGTATGAATATAACTTTTCAAAAAAAATTGTTATGGAGGTAATGAAAGATGAAGGTAATTTTTCTTAA
- the rplI gene encoding 50S ribosomal protein L9, translated as MKVIFLKDVKNVAKANEIKEVKEGYARNYLFKNNLAVEATKENIDKLNKKLEKIAATEEQRVQNAKDLAEKLKKLEVKMKKKAGEKGRLFGAITSAEIADEVKNLGIELDKKLIDLKTPIKEVGVFNVDVNIYKGIKGQLKVVVDAE; from the coding sequence ATGAAGGTAATTTTTCTTAAAGATGTAAAGAATGTGGCTAAAGCCAATGAAATAAAAGAGGTTAAGGAAGGGTACGCAAGAAACTATCTTTTTAAAAATAATCTTGCCGTAGAAGCTACCAAAGAAAATATAGATAAGCTCAACAAAAAGCTTGAAAAAATCGCTGCTACAGAGGAGCAAAGGGTTCAAAATGCAAAAGATTTGGCTGAAAAACTAAAGAAATTGGAAGTGAAAATGAAGAAAAAAGCAGGAGAAAAGGGCAGATTATTTGGAGCGATTACTTCTGCGGAGATTGCCGATGAGGTTAAAAACTTAGGCATAGAGCTTGATAAAAAATTGATTGACCTTAAAACTCCGATAAAGGAGGTTGGGGTCTTCAATGTTGATGTTAATATTTATAAAGGGATTAAAGGGCAATTAAAGGTAGTTGTGGATGCAGAGTAA
- the dnaB gene encoding replicative DNA helicase, translating into MQSNRDPKVPPHDLEAERAVLASVLLDDKSLDKVVHLLNSSDFYHPAHRIIYTTLIKLSEENKPIDIITLTSKLNDINMLTKAGGIEYVSTLVDIIPNSANILHYANIVKDKSLLRNLISATTEISEKCFSHYGEVSDILDEAEKNIFRIAEYKLKSEVRNIGSIIKDTFEVLESLYNRKDKITGTPTGFVDLDKMTNGLQKSDLIIVAGRPGMGKTAFALNIALNAASKYKKSIAVFSLEMSSGQLVQRLLSSEARIESSKLRSGRFNMEEWTKLASVAGQLNDLNIFIDDTPAISSMEIRAKCRRIKRDVGLDLIIVDYLQLMSGSKSDSREQQISEISRSLKALAKELDVPVIALSQLNRSVESRTDKRPVPSDLRESGAIEQDADLIIFLYRDEFYNKETKYPGIAEVIVAKHRNGPTGTVPLAFIKEFTKFENAEINLMDV; encoded by the coding sequence ATGCAGAGTAATAGAGACCCCAAAGTCCCGCCTCACGATTTAGAGGCTGAAAGAGCAGTTTTAGCTTCTGTTTTGCTTGATGATAAATCCCTTGATAAAGTAGTACATCTGTTAAACAGTAGTGATTTTTATCATCCTGCTCACAGAATCATATACACTACACTGATAAAGCTTAGTGAAGAGAATAAGCCTATCGATATTATAACTCTAACATCAAAATTAAATGATATTAATATGCTTACAAAGGCAGGAGGGATAGAGTACGTATCCACGCTTGTGGATATAATACCCAATTCAGCCAATATTTTACATTACGCCAATATTGTAAAGGATAAATCCCTTCTAAGAAATCTTATTTCTGCGACAACTGAAATTTCTGAGAAGTGTTTTTCGCATTATGGAGAGGTTTCTGATATTTTGGATGAAGCGGAGAAGAATATATTTAGAATCGCGGAATATAAACTAAAGAGTGAAGTAAGAAATATAGGCAGTATAATAAAAGATACTTTTGAAGTTTTGGAATCATTGTATAACAGAAAAGACAAAATCACAGGTACTCCAACAGGTTTTGTGGACTTGGATAAAATGACGAACGGGTTGCAGAAATCTGACCTTATAATTGTGGCAGGAAGACCTGGTATGGGTAAAACTGCATTTGCTCTCAATATAGCACTTAATGCTGCCAGCAAATATAAAAAATCCATAGCTGTATTTTCTCTTGAGATGTCTTCAGGACAGCTTGTTCAGAGGCTTTTATCTTCAGAAGCAAGAATAGAGTCATCAAAGCTTAGAAGCGGAAGATTCAATATGGAGGAATGGACAAAGCTTGCATCAGTAGCAGGCCAATTAAATGATCTCAATATTTTTATAGATGATACACCTGCTATATCTTCTATGGAGATTAGAGCAAAATGTAGAAGGATAAAAAGGGATGTAGGGCTTGATTTAATTATAGTTGACTATCTTCAGCTTATGTCAGGCTCTAAATCCGATAGTAGGGAGCAACAAATTTCTGAAATATCAAGATCTCTTAAGGCATTGGCAAAGGAGCTTGATGTTCCAGTTATAGCACTTTCCCAGCTTAACCGTTCGGTTGAAAGTAGGACAGATAAAAGACCAGTTCCTTCAGATTTAAGGGAATCTGGAGCCATAGAACAGGATGCCGACCTTATTATATTTTTGTACAGAGATGAGTTTTACAACAAAGAGACAAAATACCCGGGGATAGCTGAAGTGATTGTGGCAAAGCACAGAAATGGACCTACGGGTACAGTTCCTCTAGCATTTATTAAGGAGTTTACAAAGTTTGAGAATGCAGAAATCAATCTTATGGATGTGTAA
- the lpxC gene encoding UDP-3-O-acyl-N-acetylglucosamine deacetylase: protein MKQTTIKNDILFEGIGLHTGSNIKVRILPEFPDAGIRFRRVDIKNSETVTVSPYSVVSTQLATGIKCGDFPISTIEHLMSAFYGLGIDNALVEVDGPEIPILDGSSAPIVDMILKTGIKTLSKNKKFLKVNKRIKIDLQDKWIEIIPSRFFKVTFDINFDNGFLSEQKKYINVTPESYVAEVSKARTFGFKNEVENLWKMGLAKGGSLENAVVIGEDGVLNPEGLRYSDEFVRHKILDLIGDISLIGYPIFGHIRAYRSGHQLNNQFARTLLEAKGCYSFVEVETNSDTEKELVLEPQGAVWS from the coding sequence ATGAAACAGACAACCATAAAAAATGATATTTTATTCGAAGGGATAGGGCTTCACACCGGAAGTAATATAAAGGTAAGGATTTTGCCTGAATTTCCTGACGCAGGGATAAGATTTAGAAGAGTTGATATAAAAAACAGTGAAACAGTTACCGTTTCACCATATAGTGTGGTTTCCACTCAGCTTGCCACAGGTATTAAATGTGGTGATTTTCCTATAAGTACTATAGAGCATCTGATGTCTGCATTTTATGGGCTTGGTATTGATAATGCACTTGTAGAGGTAGATGGTCCTGAGATACCAATACTTGATGGCAGCTCGGCACCTATCGTTGATATGATTTTAAAAACGGGGATTAAAACACTTTCCAAGAATAAAAAGTTTTTGAAAGTAAACAAGAGAATTAAGATAGACCTGCAAGATAAATGGATTGAGATAATCCCTTCCAGATTTTTCAAAGTTACTTTTGATATAAATTTTGATAACGGGTTTTTGTCAGAGCAAAAAAAATATATAAATGTTACACCTGAGAGCTATGTGGCTGAGGTTTCAAAGGCAAGGACTTTTGGGTTTAAAAATGAAGTTGAAAATTTGTGGAAAATGGGTCTTGCAAAAGGTGGTTCTCTTGAAAATGCTGTAGTTATAGGGGAAGATGGTGTTTTGAATCCGGAAGGGCTTCGCTATAGCGACGAGTTTGTAAGACATAAAATTTTAGACTTGATTGGTGACATATCTCTAATCGGCTATCCTATTTTCGGACACATAAGGGCTTACCGTTCAGGCCATCAGCTTAATAATCAGTTTGCAAGAACACTTCTTGAGGCAAAAGGTTGCTATTCATTTGTTGAAGTTGAAACAAATTCCGATACAGAAAAAGAGTTGGTGTTAGAACCACAGGGTGCTGTCTGGTCATAA